A window of Neorhizobium galegae bv. orientalis str. HAMBI 540 genomic DNA:
GGCACGGGTTTCGGCGTCGCCTGGGCAAGCGTCAACCAGGCGGCGATGGAAGCGGCAGCAAGGCAGGAGCGCGATCTCGCAAGTGCCTTGCTGCCGACGATTTCGACCGCCGGTTACGCGATCGGCGCGGGGATCGCTGGCATGATCGCAGGTGCGACCGGGCTGGTTTCGGCGTTGGAGAACGGCAACGCCGGCGGGCCGGCCATGTGGCTCTACGGGACTGCGGCGGCCGGTGCGCTGCTGACCTTCCTCCTCGGTTTCGGGGTGCGGCTGGCCAAGCCTTGAGCGGCGCAACAAAAGCGCATTTTGCTTGTTCGGCGGGACAGATTTCCCATATTTGAAGAAAAGGTCGCCGCATCCCGGCGGTCAAAGGAGTCCTTCCCGTGTTCCAGTTCGACAATTCCTATGCCCGCCTGCCGGACAGGTTTTTCGCTTCCGTCTATCCCGAGCCGGTGGAGGGGCCGAAGCTTCTGAAATTCAACGCGGAGCTGGCTGAGGAGCTGGGCGTCGAGGCAGATTTTTCCGATCCCGCCCGGCTGGCGGCGATTCTTGCCGGCAATGTCGTGCCGCCCGGCGCCATGCCGATCGCCATGGCCTATGCCGGCCACCAGTTCGGCAATTTCGTGCCGCAGCTCGGGGACGGGCGGGCGATATTGCTGGGCGAGGTCGTCGACCGCAACGGCAAACGCCGCGACATCCAGCTGAAGGGCGCCGGACCGACGCCCTATTCCCGTCGCGGCGACGGACGCGCGGCTTTGGGCCCGGTCCTGCGCGAATACATCGTCTCGGAGGCGATGAATGCGCTCGGCGTGCCGGCGACGCGGGCCTTGGCGGCTGTCGCGACCGGCGAACAGGTCTATCGCGAGACGGTGGAACAGGGCGCGGTGTTCGTGCGCGTCGCGGCAAGCCATGTGCGGATCGGCACCTTCCAGTTCTTTGCCGCCCGCGGCGACAATGACGGGATCAAATTGCTCGCCGACTACGTCATTGAGCGGCACTATCCGGAGCTTAAAGTCGCGGAAAACCCCTATCTGGCGCTGCTGCAGGGTGTAGCGGCGCGGCAGGCTGATCTGATCGCCCGCTGGATGGGTATCGGCTTCATCCACGGGGTAATGAACACCGACAACATGACGATTTCGGGCGAGACGATCGATTTCGGGCCTTGTGCCTTCCTCGACGAATACGACCCGATGAAGGTGTTTTCTTCGATCGACCAGGGCGGGCGTTATGCCTATCGCAACCAGCCGGGCATCGGCCAATGGAACATCGCGCGGCTGGCGGAATGCCTGCTGCCGCTGCTCGACGAGGACGAGGAAAAGGCTGTGGAAGCGGCGAACGCCGTGCTGAAGGCCTTTGGCGAGCGGTTCCAGAAGGAGTGGATCGGGGTTTTCCGCGCGAAGATCGGCCTCGCGACCGAGGCTGACGGCGATGGCGACCTGATCCAGGCGCTGCTGGCGGCCATGCATGAGGGGCAGGCGGATTTCACCTTGGCCTTCCGGCGGCTTTGCGGGGCAGCTGCCGGGACGGAGGGGGATGAGCTTTTCCTCTCCTCCTTCTCCCATCCGGCCAAGGCGCGGGAATGGCTGGAACTCTGGGGAACGCGGCTGGATGCCGAACCGCAGAGCCCAACTGAACGGGCAAAGACCATGCGCTCGGTCAACCCGGCGGTCATTCCCCGCAATCACAAGGTCCAGGAAGCCCTTTCGGCCGCCAATTACGGCGATTTCAGTTTCTTCGAACGATTACTGGAGGCACTGGAAAAGCCTTTCGAAGAGCGGCCGGAATTCTTGGGCTACATGCAGCCGCCGGAGCCTGAGGAGCGGGTGACGCAGACGTTCTGCGGAACGTAAATTAATTTTTGCTAATTAGGAAAATAGTCCTTGACGGCGTGACGGCTGTTTGGTAGGTTTTAGGCACAGTCGAAGAATTGCGCCGGCAAGTGGCCTTCGGGCGGCCGGTGGCAAGACTTCCAGTCAAATTGGCCCGGTCCCAAAAGCCGGGCCTTCTTTTTATCTCGACAATCGGCAGCGGGGGACGCGCGGCGACCGGAAACGGGGGCGGCGGGATTTTCTGCGCCGAAATTTTGGCTCCTGTTTTGGCCCCCGGGGATATCCCAGATGGATGAATTCGAGACGTTCGATCCGGCGCTTTTCGGGCTCTGGACGGAGGCCCCCGTCTATGGCGACGGGGTCGTCATGGACGATTCGGCGCTGGTCGACGCGGTGCGCGGCGTGCTGCTGGAGATCAAGTCGGTTGAGGGCGCATTCTCTCCCGGCGAGGAATTGCGGCGGCTGTTGAACGAGATGACCGTCGAAATGCGCGACCAGTTCTCGACCTTCCGGCGGATGCGGACCGCGGCGGAGGCGGCGCTCACAGATGGCGACGACGCCGCCCAGAAACTGGCGCGTGCCGACGTGAAGGCCGCGACCGACGCCATGTCGCTGATCGTCCGCACGCTCGAAAAGGTCGACAGCCTGCAACGCCAGCTCGCCCGCGACCGCGACGAGGCCGCCGAGCGCGATGCGGACGAGGGTGGTTATGAGGAGGCCAAGGTCCGCTTCCTGAAAATGATCGAGGATCGCGCCAATGAAAACGCCTATCGGCTTTTCGAAGTATGGAAGCGGCATGGACCTCCGCCCCTCGTTTTGGAGAGGTTTGGACACGCGTCCTCCGAGCCAACGGACCTTGCTGCGAGCGCAGGAGAAGATCGCGGTCAAAGCCTCAAAGGGGGCGTCGGGGTTGAACAGGGGTCTGCGGACGATCACGGCTGCGCGGGAGGAATATTGCGAAGCCGTTGTGAAAAGCACGGCCTTGAGAAGCGTGATTGAGCAAGGAAACGCCGGGCGCGGCAAACGCCCTCTGATCTCCCCCCTTGAGGGGGAGATGTCACCAAAGGTGACAGAGGGGGGTGGCGCCGCGAACTCAACTGTCGAAGAATGTGCCGCAGCACCCCCCTCTGCCCTGCCGGGCATCTCCCGCTCAAGGGGGGAGATCGGTCTGCCGCACGGGTCTGCTCCTTTAAGCGAGCACGCTCCGGAGCGGAATGACGAGTCCGACACCTCTCTGATGGGCTTCACGCTCGATCATGAACGCGACTGGGATATAAAGGGCCGTCGCGACCAAAAGCCGCCCGAGGGCGACTGGCGCACCTGGTTGATCATGGGTGGGCGCGGCTCGGGCAAGACGCGGGCAGGCGCGGAATGGATCCATGGGCTCGCCTCGGCCGGCAGCAGGTCGCAGCTCAGGATAGCGCTGGTGGCGGAAACGCTGGGCGATGCCCGCGAAGTGATGATCGATGGAGTGTCCGGGATCTGCCGGATTGCGCGGAAGAACCGGCCGGATTTCGAGATTTCTCGCCGGAGGCTGGTCTGGCCGAACG
This region includes:
- a CDS encoding protein adenylyltransferase SelO, with translation MPAVKGVLPVFQFDNSYARLPDRFFASVYPEPVEGPKLLKFNAELAEELGVEADFSDPARLAAILAGNVVPPGAMPIAMAYAGHQFGNFVPQLGDGRAILLGEVVDRNGKRRDIQLKGAGPTPYSRRGDGRAALGPVLREYIVSEAMNALGVPATRALAAVATGEQVYRETVEQGAVFVRVAASHVRIGTFQFFAARGDNDGIKLLADYVIERHYPELKVAENPYLALLQGVAARQADLIARWMGIGFIHGVMNTDNMTISGETIDFGPCAFLDEYDPMKVFSSIDQGGRYAYRNQPGIGQWNIARLAECLLPLLDEDEEKAVEAANAVLKAFGERFQKEWIGVFRAKIGLATEADGDGDLIQALLAAMHEGQADFTLAFRRLCGAAAGTEGDELFLSSFSHPAKAREWLELWGTRLDAEPQSPTERAKTMRSVNPAVIPRNHKVQEALSAANYGDFSFFERLLEALEKPFEERPEFLGYMQPPEPEERVTQTFCGT